Genomic segment of Desulfovermiculus halophilus DSM 18834:
TTTCATATGCATTATTTTTTGGACATTTGGCCTTAGAAAAAATGTTGAAGGCTCTCTGCGTTAAGAAAATAAAAGGCCATGCTCCACCAATACATAATTTAATAAGGCTCGCTAAGGTTGCTGATATCGATTTGGATGAGCAAAACGAAAACGAGCTTATCACCATAACTGCTTTTAATATAGAAGCCAGATATCCCGATTTTAAAAGGTCTTTTCGTGAAAAATGCACTCAAGAATTTACGATACATCAAATGGATGTCATAAAAAGGAATTACAAGTGGCTGCAATCATGCCTGAGGTAGAAGAGGCTGTTCGAAGCTTCGTTGCTCTGCTTCGTAAAGACAAGCGTATATCCGGGGCATACATTTACGGGTCATATGCCAAGGGGACAGCCAACAAGTGGAGTGATATTGATTTGGCTGTGATCAGTCCAGACTTTTCTGAGGACTTGTTCCAAGAGCGCATCGCTCTGATGAAGCTGGCCTTAAGGGTTGATGACCGAATTGAACCAAGCCCATTTCGACCAGAAGACTTTACCATGAATAATCCCTTGGTAAATGAAATACATCTCTCAGGGATCGAAGTTCACTGAATGCTCCGCATAGACTGGCCCTATCAGCGTGATCATGAGGCGGTTCTGTGTTGTTCCCCGCACCCACGGGGATGATCCGTCGCCTCCTTCTTTGATCCCGCCCCCACCGGTACTCACCGCATCCACCGGGGATGGTGCGTATTGGCATGCGCAGCGAGAGGCTTGCCAGCGCCGTTCTTTGTGTATAGGTTTTGATCATGTCTTCATCCAGTCCTCGCGTTCATGACCGTTTCTTCAAACAGATTTTTAACCGTCCGGAAAATGTCCGGGACTTCATCATCACCTATCTGCCGGCTGAAATCGTGGCTCATCTTGATCTTGAGAGCCTGGAAGTTGTCAGCGGAAACTATGTTGAAGCGGATCTAGGTGAATACTTTAGCGATGTGGTGGTCAAGACCAGGGTGACGCAGGGGAGTCCGGCTGATCTTTACTTTTTGTTCGAACATAAAAGCGGTCCTGAGCGCTATGCCCGGGTTCAGGTTTTGCAATACATGGCCAGCCGGTGGTATGCTCAGGTACGAGATGGTCAGTCCGGTCCGCTCCCCTTGATTATCCCGGTGGTGATTTATCACGGAACCAGAACCTGGAGCTTCAGCTTGGGTTTTGAAGATTTGTTTGATCCTCCGTCGTCGGAGTATTTGCCTTATATCCCAAACTTTGAGCACATTCTGCACGACATTTCCCACTTGAATGAAGATGAAATCAAGGGAACTATCGTGTTGCAGGCAGTGCAGCTGTTGCTTAAATACATCCAGAGTCCTGAGTTGCGTGATCAGCTCCCTCGGATCGTGGAGCTGCTGGGGAGCCTGGCGGAAAAGGAGTTGGTGACCGAATATCTGCAGGTTGTCCTGGAATATGTGTTTCAAGCCTCGGAACATGTTGATGCCTCTGATGTACGCGAGGCCTTTGAGAAACTTCCTCAAGGAGAGGAACTTATGCCGACCATAGCCGACAAGCTGCGCCAAGAGGGAATGCAGCAAGGGATGCAACAAGGAATACAGCAGGGAATGCAGCAGGGAGAACTTCAGGGGAAACGGATTATACTTCTTAAGCAAATGCAAAGGAAATTTTCTTTGACCTCAGGAGAAGTGGCCTTGATAACCTCGGTACAAGATCAGGCCACTCTAGACCAAGCCCTGGAGTCTGTGTTGTTTGCTCAGGACAAGTCCGAAGTCCTGGGATTGCTGCGATGATCTGACAATTGCTCATTGCTGCCCCCCAAACTCAAGGCACTTCCATGACCCATCACGAAAGCTCATATTGTGTCCGGCAGTTACTCTGTCTCGCCGGCTTTGTTCTCCTCGCCCTTGGCCTGTACGGATGTGCAGGGCTGGGCAAGAGCCTGGAGCCGCCAAAGATCAATCTGGCCAATATCACGGTGCAGGAAATCAAGACCTTTGAAGCGGTTTTTGGGCTCCAGCTGCGGGTCTTTAATCACAACGACGTTCCCTTGGTGATCAAGGCTTTGGACTGCGATCTGGAGGTCAACGGAAGCCGTCTGGCCTCCGGGGTGACTGAGACCGAAGCGAGCATTCCGGCCTTTGGCACCGGATTGGTGGACATCACCGTTTATGCCTCGTCCCTGCAGATTGTGAGCAGATTCCTGCGGGGGTTGCGGACAGCTCAGGGCGATGGGAA
This window contains:
- a CDS encoding HEPN domain-containing protein, which translates into the protein MAIDIENLINFWATEAEDALRVADHLVEKEDFSYALFFGHLALEKMLKALCVKKIKGHAPPIHNLIRLAKVADIDLDEQNENELITITAFNIEARYPDFKRSFREKCTQEFTIHQMDVIKRNYKWLQSCLR
- a CDS encoding nucleotidyltransferase domain-containing protein gives rise to the protein MPEVEEAVRSFVALLRKDKRISGAYIYGSYAKGTANKWSDIDLAVISPDFSEDLFQERIALMKLALRVDDRIEPSPFRPEDFTMNNPLVNEIHLSGIEVH
- a CDS encoding Rpn family recombination-promoting nuclease/putative transposase; its protein translation is MSSSSPRVHDRFFKQIFNRPENVRDFIITYLPAEIVAHLDLESLEVVSGNYVEADLGEYFSDVVVKTRVTQGSPADLYFLFEHKSGPERYARVQVLQYMASRWYAQVRDGQSGPLPLIIPVVIYHGTRTWSFSLGFEDLFDPPSSEYLPYIPNFEHILHDISHLNEDEIKGTIVLQAVQLLLKYIQSPELRDQLPRIVELLGSLAEKELVTEYLQVVLEYVFQASEHVDASDVREAFEKLPQGEELMPTIADKLRQEGMQQGMQQGIQQGMQQGELQGKRIILLKQMQRKFSLTSGEVALITSVQDQATLDQALESVLFAQDKSEVLGLLR
- a CDS encoding LEA type 2 family protein, which codes for MTHHESSYCVRQLLCLAGFVLLALGLYGCAGLGKSLEPPKINLANITVQEIKTFEAVFGLQLRVFNHNDVPLVIKALDCDLEVNGSRLASGVTETEASIPAFGTGLVDITVYASSLQIVSRFLRGLRTAQGDGKADSIEYDLSGHLHLGGRALPGRIPFSAQGSMSMDRFFDSRNDAF